The genomic interval CTAGCCGGACGGGCCGCCCCCTGGGATTGGGAGAACCGGGAGAACGATGCTGTAAGAGTGCGGGAAAACAGGGCAGGGCGCGGCCGCGGGCCGCTTCGGGATGCAAAGCGCAAAATTCATCAAGCCGTCCTCCTTTGGATGGATTTCCCCGGTGATGCGGTCAGCCCGCATGCCGTGGATTGCGCATTTTACCCCAGATCGCGGGAAATGCAACAGAAAAAAGTAGCCGAGTTGAGAGTTGCCGAGTTGTGAGTTGCCGATTTGTGAGTTGCCGAGTTGTGAGTTGCCGAGTCGAGGGTTGGAAACAATATCTACAAGGAGCCGAGGCTTCAGCCTCGGCGGAACGCAATGGAAACCGTGGCAAGTGCAAGGCAAGCCAATCCGAGGAGCGCCGCCCCCAATGGCTGCAAATCAAATGCCTCCATATTGGCAGCTATGCAATTCCGCGAACCAAATGCCGGAATCCGGGTCTATAATGACGGCGATGGGGATTTTCCAGCGGGACGAATACGGGCCGATCATCTCGCCGCGCCGCCGCGCTCCGATTAACGGGTATTCCGGTACCCGAATGTGGATGCGCGCAAATTCCGCGCCAGTGGTACCTTACAAAAGCGCGTAATAGGGACTCAAGCGGGGTATAATACCAGCGAGCGGTCACCTTCCCGGAGGTTGGTGCAACTTGTCGGGAACACGCCGATTGGTTTTGCACATTGGAGAAAGGATGTGAAAAGGGAGCTTTCGCAACGGTCGTTAATCGGGCCGTTATTTTTTTGTTTGCTTGCTGCGCTCGCGCTGTTAGCTGCGCTTGCCGGATGCGCCGGTTATTCTCATCAGAAATACGCACGAGCCGGACACTCGACGCCTCTGTCCGCCGCGCTGGCCGAAATCCGCAACGCCGCGCCTCCCCAAGGCGCAGATCCCGCGGTTTTCGATTCGCTCAAGCTGCAGCTTGAATCCGAACTAGCCGCGCGCTACGGCGACACCGGACGAATCCCGTCTCGAACCGGAAGCCGGGTTGAAGATTTGAGCTACGATACGGGCACGGGATTCATCATTTGGACGTACGTAAACGCGGCGGATTACGACGCGAACGGCGAGACGAGCATCTCGGATGTCACCCCGATCGCGCTGAACTGGCAGGCGATTTGCGACGACGGAATAGGCGACGACGCTCACGAATCCTGGATAGACGGCGATCATTCGAACGAAGTGGGGATTTCCGACGTGACTCCCATCGCGCTCAATTGGCAGTCCACAGTCGCCGAGTACATAGTCTTTGCTGCCGATGATGAGGCGGGGCCGTTCACCGAAGTCGCCAGAGTGCCGTTCGGAGATGTTATCGACAGCTGGCCGCCGCACTTCGAGCTGGAATGGCAGCCAGCTTGGGGCGATTATGGCGCGGTTCAGCCCGCGGACGGCGAAGGCAACACTGGCGAGATGAGCAACGTGGTGGCCATCGGCGGCGCGCTTAAGGATATCGAAATCATGGAGCCGTCCATCACCGCTACGGCGCTTGTGGACACCGAAATTCAAAGGACGATCCGCGTAAGAAACAACACGGACGGTCCGATCGACTGGTCGCTCGACCTGACCGGCGCGTTCCTCGCGGCGGATCCCGCATCGGACACGACAGGCGCGCATTCGATTACCCAGGTGACCGTGACGCTTTCGGCAGTCGGCCTGCTTCCGGGCGTGTACAACGGCGGAATCGCGCTGGATTCGATTGCGGGATTCGACAGCTGCCCCGTGTTTTTCACCGTCAACGAATTCGGCGCGGTCGTCAGCATTTTGGAGGATTCGATTTCCGCGACCGCGCCGGAGGACGGCTCGGACTCCGAGGTATTCACCCTAAGGAACGACGGAAATATCGACCTTGACTGGGAGGCGTTCGCGGACGATCCGTGGATTACCTTCGATCCCTCATCCGGCACTCTGGGCGCCGGGCTTGAAGTTCAGATTACCGCCGATTTCTCGGCCGCGGGAATGCAGGAAGGCGAATACGATTCGACGATCACGGTCGAGGAATCCGGCAATCCGGCGAACGCGGACTCTTGCGAGGCGCAATTTACGGTGACCACAGGCGGAGTTCCGGTTCTCGACCGCCTGACCGTGGACGGCGCGACCGGCGGTTCGGGGACGCAGGCCGACCCGTGGGTGTTCCCAGTGGGCACGACCGCAGTCCAGTTCCACGCGTGGGACACCGACGACAACGAAATCACGGAGCATCCTTCGATGCTGTTCGATTTCGGAGCGGGCGTTTCGCCCAGCCCGGCCACCGGATGGAGCGTGTCGACAGCCGGAAACTTGATATGGGGCGAATTCGATTCGTTAATCGAAGTAACCGGTCAGTACGACGGGTGGCCCGATCCTGCGATGAGTTATTGGATATACAAGGCTCCGTTTTAAACGGCCGGCAAATTATCTCGTCAACCTTGATTTTTTCCGGAGCCGGAACCGGAAGAAATAAACCGGCATGGAGTTTGAAATGGCGAAAAGGAATCTGATTGCTGTTGTCGTGCTCGTGCTTGCGTTTGCGATGTACGCCTGTGGAGGCGGCAGGAAGCTAAGCTCTCCCGCTCCTATTCCGTCCGGCCCAGTCTCCGACCAACAGGCAGGCGGCTCCGACAATACGGTTGGCTCGCTCTCGGATGCGCTGAAGGCAATCGTGGATTACGAAAACTCGCAGACCGCGATGCAGGCCGCGCGGGATGCCGCCCGCAAGCCGAGCGCCGTGCCGAATACGCTTCTTGGCGACGAGGAGTGGATGAAAGGCCCGACGATGAACAACTATGAAGAGGATTTCGATTCGCACACCCTTACGGCGATAAGCGATTCCTCCGATATCGAAGACGTCGGATTTTTGGGCTTCGCCGTGTACAGGTTCGACGGGCATGCCGCCGATACCGATCTTTCCCTCGCCGCAGAAATAGAGCCTGCGCCGGGAAGCTCCTTTTACATTTACGTGGTGAGCTGGGATGGACCGCCAAGATGGATAAGCTTCGGTCCGTTTTTTGAAAATCCAGGTCCGCCGGATTGGCCGATCGAATTCGCGTTCGACGCGGTTTCGCCAACCGGCAGCATTTACGTCGGGATTGCGGTTTACGCCGAAAGCGAAGCGACAACCTGGTCGTTTACTGTGGATTCCACCGGAGGTGCATCAAGTCCTCCATTCGCGGATATTCAGGCCAATCCAAAGTCGGGAGATCCGCCGCTAAATGTTTCGTTTGATGCCGGAAACAGCTACGACCCTGACGGAGGGGCGATAACGTTATTCGAGTGGGATTTCGAAGGCGACGGCGTTTACGACGAATCTGGCGCATCATGGACGGCTTCCCACATTTACAACGCGCCGGGCGTTTATGCCGCAACTGTTCGAGTAACGGACGACGAAGGGGAAAAGGACACAGCGCACACGATTGTGCGCGCGGGAGCGAATCCGTATTACGAAACGGAGGACAACGACGACCTTCCGCAGGCGAACGCGCTGCCTGCGTTCGACTTCTCGGGCAACACGGTGTCCGGCTCCATCGGCAACGACGATCCCGAAGGCAATTACCCGGGCTACGACGGGGACAGTTCGGATGCGTTTTCTTTTGCCATAACCGAGGCCAGCACGGTTTCGCTGACAATTCTGTATGACTGGGAAACCTGCGGGCTTGGATTCGACGTGTACGACGAAATGTGGAATTATTACGGCGGCGGCAATGGCGACAACGGTATCGCATTCGCCGAAGTGGGATTGACAAATCCAGGCACTTACTACGTTTGGTTATACAGTTGGTGGGGATACAGCGATTACATAATCACCGGCTCGCGCGTGTCGGGGGTCAAACCGGTTGCAGATATCGTGGCTGAACCTTCGTCCGGCGAGGCACCGCTTGACGTTCAATTGGACGCCGGTGCAAGTTATGATCCCGACGGCGGCTCCATCGTCAAGTACGAATGGGATTTCGAAGGCGACGGAATTTATGACGAAGATACCGGCGGTACGCCCATAACCAACCACATTTATGCGGACGATGGATTTTATCTTGCGACCGTCCGGGTAACTGACGACGAAGGCGCAGCCGCAACCGACTCCGCTCTTGTATATGTTGGAACTCCGTTTTACGAAGTTGAAGACAACGAGGAGTTTTACCAGGCAACACCGCTTCCGGCATTTCCTTTCCCGGCTCCGCTTGTGAACGGCAGCGTAGGTTCAAGTTTGGATTATCCGGGTTACGACGGCGATTACTACGATGTATTTTCGTTTGCAACAACAGAGGCAGGCGCTGTTGAATTCCTGCTTACATACGGCACCGACTATGGTACGGCATATTTCGACATTTACGACGGGGATTGGAATTATTACGGCGGCTCTTGGGACGGCGACGGAGACGGTTACCTGGTGGTGTATTTAGACAATCCCAATACCTACTATATTTCGGTTGGGATGAACACGGGCGAATGGACCGAATACGAATTGGAAGGGGCGTTTTATCCGGGCCAGCTTCCAGTCGCCGACATAGTCGCAGCGCCCGCATACGGCGATCCGCCGCTCGACGTGGATTTTGACGCGGCCGCAAGCTACGATCCCGACGGAGGAGCCATCGTCAAATACGAATGGGATTTCGACGGCGACGGGGTTTGGGACGAGGACACGGGGGGCAGTCCGGTTGCTTCGCACCAATACACGTCCGAAGGTGTGTATGTCGCGGCGGTCCGCGTGACCGACGACGAGGGCGCGCCGGATATAGACACCAAGGTGATAGTTGTCGGCAATCCGCAGTATTTCGAAATCGAGGATAACGATTGGATGGATGAAGCCAATCCGTTGCCCGATTTGCCGTTCCCGTCGCCCTTGGTCAACGGCAGCATAGGCTGGGGCAGCGGCTATGATGGTTACGACGGCGATACAGAAGACTTCTTTAGTTTCGAAACCGATGAATCCGGAAGCATTAATCTCTTTATCGAATTCGAGCAAATGACCGCACCGAACACCGAAGCCTACGTAATCAACTCAAATGAAGACTGGATCGCAGGAGATTACGACAGGGACGGCGACGGAGACATAGAGCTTCAGGCGTTCCTGCCGGATCCGGGCAAATACTATATAGCGGTTTTCAACAGTGGTTTTGAGGAATTCTCTGATTACGAAATAACGGCGGAATTAATCCCAGGCGATCCGCCCGTAGCGGATTTCACAGCCGATCCGATCTGGGGCTCGCCTCCGCTGGCGGTGGATTTTGACGCTTCCGCAAGCTACGACCCGGACGGAGGCCCGATTGTCAATTACATGTGGGATTACGACGGGGACGGCATTTACGATGAAGAATCGCCCGGCGATCCGACGATATCCCATTCGTACGATGACGCGGGGATTTATAACGCGACGCTCAAAGTGATTGACGAGGAGGGCGCGTATACCTCGGCCAGCATTAGAATAATCGTCGGGCCGTTTTACGAAACCGAGGACAACGACGACTCGACGGAAGCGGACGCGCTTCCGGCATTCCCGTTCTATTCGGATACGGTGACCGGCAATTTGGGAGCCGGCGGATACAACGGAGACAACGAGGATTGGTTTGAATTCGAGATTACAGATCCCGGCGAAATTTACTTTTACATCGAATACAACTTCAATCTCGCCAACCTGCAGGTGGAGATTTTCGACTCATCGCTAAACCAAATCTACTCTTCCTATATGGACGGCGATTACGAGGAGATAGATTACTGGCTGGATTCACCCGGCACTTATTACCTGCGCTGTTTCGTCAACTCCGGTCAGACGAACTACGTGATGTCCGGCGAATTCTGGAGCTGGTAGCCTCCGCTCCCGCTCGATTAGGTTTCAGTAAGGGAGCTTGCGTTTTCGGAATAACCGGCTATTCCTTCTGTCCGAACGCGGTGTTGCCGATTATGTAAAGCTTTCCGCGGTCGCCGAAGACGTGAAGGTTGTAATTCACCTGCTGCTCGTCGCGGAAGATGCGCTCGTAGTAGACCATCCCGACCGATGCAGCGGGATCGAAGTTGCGGCTGCCGGTGTCCGCAATCGGCTTTTTCGTGTACGGATTCTCCGGCCATTTTTCGTTCGGAAGAAGATATTGTTTTACCTGCTCCAGCGACTCCGGATACTCGGCGACGTCGCGGAAGTATTCGTCGATAAGCCGGGAAATGCGCTTCGCTCCCTTCATCATCTCGTAGTCCTTGCCCACGAACTCACCCGGCCGTTTGGGGCAGGAAAGGAGCGGCAGCAATAAGCAGATAATCAAAACTGCAAAAGCCAAATTCGACAGCTTCATCTTGTCACCCCCATCTTTGATGAAGTGCGGGACGGAATAGTTCCGTCATAATCCTGTTTTATCGCGCGCTGTAAGATTATCCCAGCGCGCACTCGTTTTTGCCGCCTTCCAGGATGTCCGCTTCCATTTCGGACACCTTGAACAGGCCGGCGTTTATTCCCTTAATCTGCCTGTAAGCTTCAGGGGGATTGGAGATGCGGCTTTCGACCCATTCGAAAAACGCATCGGGATCTGAAACCGACAGGTGTGCGTTGCCAGATTTTATTTCGCCGAATGTGCGCCAGATTGTCCTGTCCTCGTTTCGCTCCGATTCCGAACCGTAGTGTGCGGGCAGAACGCGCAGCCCTTCCGGCCACTCCCGCTTCGCGCGATCGATGCTCGCGAGCAAATCCTCGCTCCAGTCCCGCGTCTTTCCCGCCAGGTCCGGGCGCCCGATGGATGCGATAAACATAAAATCGCCCGTGAACGCGCCATCGCCTGCAACGAAACAAGTGCTCCCTTCGGTGTGCCCCGGAGTATGAATCGCGCGCACGATCCCGTTTCCGACCTTGATTTCGAATCCGTCCGAGAGCGGAGCAATATCCAGTTTGCCCGGCGTGCCGTCGTACGGGTACGCGTTGTCCGCCGGATGCAGGTAGTACGGAATCCCCAGCTTCGCCGCGAGCGCGGGCGCGCCGCTGATGTAATCCGCATGAACGTGCGTGTCCGCGACCGCAATTATCCGTGCGCCCGATTCCCCCGCGGCTTTTTCGATTTCGCCAAACTCGCGCGGAATGTCTATCGCAAGCGCCTCTCCGCCGGATATCAGCAGGTATGCAAGCGAGCCTTTCGCGATCCGGTCGAACTGGAGCAGCCGGTCGAATCCATCCGGCGGAGCTATTTCGCGGGCGACAAGCACGTGGTTCCACGCCGCCATCCCGCCCGAAAGCGACACCGCATCGAATCCGCATTCGCACAGGTGCATCGCGACGCGCATGCTGTCGTGACCGCGCCCGCACACCGTCACGACGGGGAGCGAGCGGTCCAGCCCCGCTGCGGACGGATCGTCCATTTCGACCACCTGCGAGCCGCGCACGTTTACGAACCGCGCGGGGGGCGCGACGTCCACCTTGCCAGCGGCCAGCCGCTCCGGCGCGCGCACGTCAAGCACCTGCAGCGCGGCGCCTCCCTCGATGCGCGCCGCCAATTCCGCCGGCGCGATTTCCATTCCGTTACCCAATTGCGGCTGGTGCGGCATACCCTTCCCCTGAAACGGAGGTGAAAATGAAGATACGAATTGTACCGCGGCGAAGAGGCGAAAATCGAAAGGCAAAAGCCATGGCGGCGCGATCCGGACGGCAACGGCGTGGAGCTGTACTGGGACAAGCCAAAGGAGGAATGGCCGCGCGACGCGGAGGGGAATATCGAGATGTACACGCGGCCGGCGGATTTGGGGCGGGAGTTGGGGAGAAGTTGAAGTGCCAGTTTAGGTTTGGTCTTTGATAACTGTCGAAGCCCAGGCAAAAACGGCTTCCGCCAATTCAATCGCCTCAGCCAAATCCTGCTCGGTCGCATCTCTGTCCGGGCCCGGATACCTTAATGTCGTGGCGTAGTCGGTTAGGGAAAACGCGGCTGCAAGTTCCGCCGGGAATTCGGTGAATTCGGCTACTTTCCCTGCCAACGCTTCAATATCGTGTACCCAGGGAGGTTCCACGCCGAAGGATAAAATTACGGCTTTCAGCGATTTCTCCACGCACTGGTGAGCGCCGTTGCACAGCTCCTCGATGCAAACGCCCTCGGGGCGTTCCACCTTGGCTAGATTCAGATTGCTGCGAGCGATAACAAGCCAATCCGCTGGCGAGCCGGATTCAGGATTCATATACGGTTTTGCCCTCGCGAAGAATCGTGCGGTAAATCAAGCCGATATTATCCGCATACTTTGCAAGCTCGCTGACCGTCGTAACCAGGATGTCCTTAGCGGCGCCGCCGCCTTCCACGACTCTATAAAGGTGCCTTGCCGTTTTTCGCCGCGGCGTCCCGTCCGGCATGACGACTAGCAGGTCGAAGTCGCTGTCCGGCCCCATCTCTCCCCGCGCCGCCGAGCCGAAGAGGATTATCCTGACGGGATGCACCGCCTCGACGATCTGGCTTACCAGGCTGTCGAGCTGCGCGGAAAAGTCTGCTTTGGTCGCGGTTGACACCGTGAAAATTATACCGCACGGCGCGAGTACGCGCCGCCGGTTGCGCTTCACCGCCGCGTGGCAAATGCGTAAACCGCCAATTCACAATCACGGATGAACATTCACAATCGTCGCCTGCATGATCGCGATTACCTTGCTTGCGTCCCCCGAAAAAGCGCGGACTTGGCCCGTGCAGACGGTCAGGGTTTTTCCGGCGTTCTCCACTTTGCCCGTCGCCAGGAACCGCTCGCCGGCAGCCGGGCGCATGAAGTTGATCTTGAACTCCGCCGAAACGACCTCGCAGCCGGGAGAGCTTCTGGCCCAGGACGCGTTTTACGTGGGATACCTGAAAGGGGTGGGCAAGGTTTATCTTCAGGCGGTTGTGGATACTTACGGGAGCTACGCCTTCGGCTTTCTGCACACCGGCAAGCTTCCCGTCTGCAGCGTTGCGGTGCTCCACAACGACGTGCTTCCGCAGTACAGGAAGTGGCGCGTCCCGGTGAAGGCTGTTCTCACCGACAACGGCCGGGAGTTCTGCGGAACGGACAACCATCCGTTCGAGCTCTACCTGGCCCTGAACGACATCGAGCACAAGAGAACCAAAGTGAGGCGGCCGCAGAGCAACGGCTTCGTGGAGAGATTCAACCGCACGGTGCTGGACGAATTCTTCCGCCTGAAATTCCGGGAGCGCTTCTACGAATCGGTGGATTCACTGCAAAGGGACCTGAACGAATGGCTGATCTTTTACAACAACGAGCGTCCACACCATGGCTACCGCAACATGGGAAAACGCCCGATCGACACCATTAACGAATTCCAAAAGAGCGTTAGACAAGATGGTTAGTGGTACAAACACAATGGAGGTGGGGGGAATCGAACCCCCGTCCGAACGGGCACCCGGGACGGCGTCTACGGCGGTAGTCTGCGGATTAATCTTAACGCCCTTCGGAAGCCGCAAACGACACCTCCGGGCGGGCAGCCCTTAATCTTTCGCGGATGCCGGGCGTTCTCCGCGGCATCCCCTGGATCTGGCCGCGCATCCGAGCCCCAGGGGCCCGGCGCGGTGCGCGGTCGTCGCTATGTTAAGCGGCGAGAGCGAAATCGCGGTTGGCGATTATGTTTTGCTGGGGTTGTTGACCCGGCGTCCAGCCGCCGGGCGTCGCAGCCGATCGTGCATCCCATCCGTCGAATCCATACACCCCCATGTAAATGTGCAGGCGCGGGACAGGGCGGAAAAGCGCGCCCTCCACGCGGACACATTATACCCCGGTTTCGTCAAGTTTGAATGGGAGCCGGCAAAAAGGAGAATGGCCGGGACGAGCCGGCCCGTAATCCAAGCAGGAAATATACCCCCTATCTCCAGATCGGGGTAAGGTAGGTCTCTACGCCGCTCAAGAGAGCGGCGGTATATGTTTCAAAGGTTGATTCGGTGAACGTTGCTCTGAAGACCGGCGGCGTATATGGCAAAAGTTGATGAATTGAACGCCGGCATCGAGATCGACCGTATATTATGTTATCAATTCCCGCTCGTTACATCTCTCACAAGCCCGCAATTCAGGTATATCAGTACCAGAATACCGATATAAACATGCGGGTGCCAGGGAACGGCGCCCGTTGTTTGATTCCAAGGAGGAACATCGTGAACAACACAATCGACTTTAATCTTACCGTAGGCGAAATCGTGGCCGAGCGCATAGGACGCAGCCGCGTCCTGGAAAGCTACGGACTAGACTATTGCTGCGGCGGCGGAACACCGTTCGCGGACGCCTGCGCGGCGAAAGGACTGGATCCCGACGAGGTCGCCGCGGCGATCGCCGAATCCGATGCCGCGCCCGCGGCGGGCGAGGACGACGGGGCGGACTACCGCAGCATGCCGCTTTCGCGTCTGTGCGACCACATCGAGGAAACGCACCACGTATTCATGAAGCGTGAGGTGCCGCGGCTGACCGAGCTTCTGGACAAAACGTTCAAGGCGCACGGCGAGAACCATCCGGAGCTTGCGCAGGTGGTGCGCGTATATGCGGGGCTGCGCGCCGAAATAGAAGCTCACTTGTTGAAGGAAGAACAGGTGCTTTTCCCGTTCATCCGCCAGATGGAAGCGACCGGCGGGGTGCCGCAGTTCCATTGCGGAAGTCTTCAGGCGCCGATTGGCGTGATGCTGCAGGAGCACGACAACGCAGGCGACGCGCTGCGCAAGCTGAGCGAACTGACGAACGGCTACGCTGTGCCGGAGGACGCCTGCAGCACTTACCGCGCCGCGCTTGACGGGCTGCGGGAGATGGAACTCGACCTGCACCTGCACATCCACAAGGAGAACAACATCCTCTTCCCGCGGGCGCTGGAGGAGGAGCAGATTCGGTACGAAACGGCGGCGGGCTAGCCCGAAGCGGAATGCAAAAGGAGCAATTCAAAAGGGTGCGTCAGGCGCCCTTTATTTTTGCATTTACAATCATCACCGCGGTGGCGAGTTCCGCGTTGGAAGGGAAGCGGAGCTGCCCGTTCTGGTAAATGCTCCTCGCGTCGGTGTAGTAGCCGTAGTATTCCCATATCGAGCCGCCGACAAGAAAGTATGCGGGATTCTTCTCATCCAGGCCCAAATCGCGCCTGGTGCTAGTCACCTGCGCCGCGACGTCGCCGCGCGCCGCGCCCGTAACCGGCCCGTCGAAGCTGCCGGAACGTATCGCGCCGTACTGGTTCATGTCGCGCTCGGCCTTGAGCTTGTCCTGGAATTTCTTCAGCAGGATAGCCCACGTGCCGTTCTTTTTCGGCAGCTTGGAGCGGTCGCCGGAAACCAGTCCGGAAGTGATTTTCACGGTTTTCGACTCGCCGATCTTGTAAAGCTTGTCGTCCAGCAGAACGATTGCGGCATTTGCGCCCGCAACCGTTTTGATGGTGTCGTCGAGGCGCACAGGCATGCCAAGCTCGGCGTCCACGC from bacterium carries:
- a CDS encoding PKD domain-containing protein, whose product is MEFEMAKRNLIAVVVLVLAFAMYACGGGRKLSSPAPIPSGPVSDQQAGGSDNTVGSLSDALKAIVDYENSQTAMQAARDAARKPSAVPNTLLGDEEWMKGPTMNNYEEDFDSHTLTAISDSSDIEDVGFLGFAVYRFDGHAADTDLSLAAEIEPAPGSSFYIYVVSWDGPPRWISFGPFFENPGPPDWPIEFAFDAVSPTGSIYVGIAVYAESEATTWSFTVDSTGGASSPPFADIQANPKSGDPPLNVSFDAGNSYDPDGGAITLFEWDFEGDGVYDESGASWTASHIYNAPGVYAATVRVTDDEGEKDTAHTIVRAGANPYYETEDNDDLPQANALPAFDFSGNTVSGSIGNDDPEGNYPGYDGDSSDAFSFAITEASTVSLTILYDWETCGLGFDVYDEMWNYYGGGNGDNGIAFAEVGLTNPGTYYVWLYSWWGYSDYIITGSRVSGVKPVADIVAEPSSGEAPLDVQLDAGASYDPDGGSIVKYEWDFEGDGIYDEDTGGTPITNHIYADDGFYLATVRVTDDEGAAATDSALVYVGTPFYEVEDNEEFYQATPLPAFPFPAPLVNGSVGSSLDYPGYDGDYYDVFSFATTEAGAVEFLLTYGTDYGTAYFDIYDGDWNYYGGSWDGDGDGYLVVYLDNPNTYYISVGMNTGEWTEYELEGAFYPGQLPVADIVAAPAYGDPPLDVDFDAAASYDPDGGAIVKYEWDFDGDGVWDEDTGGSPVASHQYTSEGVYVAAVRVTDDEGAPDIDTKVIVVGNPQYFEIEDNDWMDEANPLPDLPFPSPLVNGSIGWGSGYDGYDGDTEDFFSFETDESGSINLFIEFEQMTAPNTEAYVINSNEDWIAGDYDRDGDGDIELQAFLPDPGKYYIAVFNSGFEEFSDYEITAELIPGDPPVADFTADPIWGSPPLAVDFDASASYDPDGGPIVNYMWDYDGDGIYDEESPGDPTISHSYDDAGIYNATLKVIDEEGAYTSASIRIIVGPFYETEDNDDSTEADALPAFPFYSDTVTGNLGAGGYNGDNEDWFEFEITDPGEIYFYIEYNFNLANLQVEIFDSSLNQIYSSYMDGDYEEIDYWLDSPGTYYLRCFVNSGQTNYVMSGEFWSW
- a CDS encoding MBL fold metallo-hydrolase, coding for MPHQPQLGNGMEIAPAELAARIEGGAALQVLDVRAPERLAAGKVDVAPPARFVNVRGSQVVEMDDPSAAGLDRSLPVVTVCGRGHDSMRVAMHLCECGFDAVSLSGGMAAWNHVLVAREIAPPDGFDRLLQFDRIAKGSLAYLLISGGEALAIDIPREFGEIEKAAGESGARIIAVADTHVHADYISGAPALAAKLGIPYYLHPADNAYPYDGTPGKLDIAPLSDGFEIKVGNGIVRAIHTPGHTEGSTCFVAGDGAFTGDFMFIASIGRPDLAGKTRDWSEDLLASIDRAKREWPEGLRVLPAHYGSESERNEDRTIWRTFGEIKSGNAHLSVSDPDAFFEWVESRISNPPEAYRQIKGINAGLFKVSEMEADILEGGKNECALG
- a CDS encoding HEPN domain-containing protein → MNPESGSPADWLVIARSNLNLAKVERPEGVCIEELCNGAHQCVEKSLKAVILSFGVEPPWVHDIEALAGKVAEFTEFPAELAAAFSLTDYATTLRYPGPDRDATEQDLAEAIELAEAVFAWASTVIKDQT
- a CDS encoding nucleotidyltransferase domain-containing protein, whose translation is MSTATKADFSAQLDSLVSQIVEAVHPVRIILFGSAARGEMGPDSDFDLLVVMPDGTPRRKTARHLYRVVEGGGAAKDILVTTVSELAKYADNIGLIYRTILREGKTVYES
- the ric gene encoding iron-sulfur cluster repair di-iron protein, encoding MNNTIDFNLTVGEIVAERIGRSRVLESYGLDYCCGGGTPFADACAAKGLDPDEVAAAIAESDAAPAAGEDDGADYRSMPLSRLCDHIEETHHVFMKREVPRLTELLDKTFKAHGENHPELAQVVRVYAGLRAEIEAHLLKEEQVLFPFIRQMEATGGVPQFHCGSLQAPIGVMLQEHDNAGDALRKLSELTNGYAVPEDACSTYRAALDGLREMELDLHLHIHKENNILFPRALEEEQIRYETAAG